The following proteins are encoded in a genomic region of Acidobacteriota bacterium:
- a CDS encoding methionine adenosyltransferase, whose product MSNGNYLFTSESVTEGHPDKIADHVSDAILDAILEQDPNARVACETLVTTGLAVVAGEITTTAKVNYKQIIRETIEEIGYNDAEFGYDSNTCSVIDAIGTQSPDISQGVDTGGAGDQGLMFGFACNETPELMPMPIQMAHNLTRQLSKVRRDGTIPYLRPDGKSQVSIEYRDGKPFRVEAVVISSQTADLDIEDIRADIMEHVIKPVIPADMIDDNTKYHINPTGKFVIGGPMGDAGVTGRKIIVDTYGGYAPHGGGAFSGKDPTKVDRSAAYMARYIAKNVVAAGLADKCTVQLAYAIGVAEPVSVLIDTHGTGTIDDERISDIVRENFTLTPKAIIETLDLRRPIYKMTARFGHFGRTNDEFSWEKTDKAEDLRISAENHRGIGTNG is encoded by the coding sequence TTGAGTAACGGAAATTATTTATTTACATCGGAATCGGTTACAGAAGGCCATCCGGACAAAATTGCCGATCATGTATCTGACGCGATCCTTGATGCGATCTTGGAGCAAGACCCGAACGCCCGTGTTGCGTGCGAAACGCTGGTCACCACTGGTCTGGCTGTCGTTGCCGGTGAGATCACGACAACGGCAAAGGTCAATTATAAGCAGATCATTCGAGAGACGATCGAGGAAATTGGGTATAACGATGCAGAATTTGGATATGATTCGAATACCTGCAGCGTTATTGATGCGATCGGAACACAATCACCCGACATTTCGCAAGGCGTTGATACTGGTGGAGCTGGGGACCAAGGTCTCATGTTTGGTTTTGCCTGTAATGAAACCCCTGAATTAATGCCGATGCCGATCCAGATGGCCCACAATCTGACGCGCCAGCTTTCGAAAGTTCGGCGAGATGGGACAATTCCCTATCTTCGTCCGGATGGAAAATCGCAGGTATCGATCGAGTATCGCGACGGCAAACCGTTTCGTGTCGAGGCGGTTGTGATCTCATCGCAGACTGCGGATCTCGACATCGAAGACATCCGTGCGGATATCATGGAGCACGTGATCAAACCTGTGATCCCAGCAGACATGATCGACGACAACACGAAATACCATATCAATCCGACCGGCAAATTCGTGATCGGCGGGCCAATGGGCGATGCCGGCGTCACCGGACGTAAGATCATTGTCGATACCTACGGCGGATATGCTCCGCACGGCGGCGGTGCATTTTCGGGCAAAGATCCCACAAAGGTCGACCGTTCAGCAGCATATATGGCTCGCTATATTGCCAAGAATGTTGTAGCTGCGGGCCTGGCAGACAAATGTACCGTTCAGCTCGCATACGCTATCGGCGTCGCCGAACCGGTCTCGGTCCTTATCGACACACACGGCACGGGCACGATCGATGACGAACGTATATCGGACATCGTTCGCGAGAATTTCACGTTGACCCCGAAAGCGATCATCGAGACATTGGATCTTCGTCGCCCGATCTACAAAATGACGGCGCGATTTGGCCATTTTGGCCGAACCAACGACGAATTTTCATGGGAAAAGACCGATAAGGCAGAAGATCTGAGGATCTCGGCCGAGAATCATAGAGGTATTGGAACAAATGGCTAA
- a CDS encoding bifunctional nuclease family protein, which yields MEIDPTLVEVKIGALIMDPNTNTPIVVLKGVESETVLPIWVGAFEANAIALEIEKVVPQRPMTHDLLRNVIIECRLSASRVIITDLHENTFYARIQLTDQNDDLVSFDARPSDAIALALRLDCPIYVEQKVIDLSASTTPSEPVGDEDLSPVEDWPELIG from the coding sequence ATGGAAATAGATCCAACCCTAGTCGAAGTAAAGATCGGAGCTCTGATAATGGACCCGAATACCAATACGCCCATCGTCGTGCTTAAAGGCGTCGAATCCGAGACAGTTTTACCGATCTGGGTCGGAGCCTTTGAGGCTAATGCGATCGCGCTTGAGATCGAAAAGGTCGTCCCTCAGCGACCGATGACTCACGATCTATTGAGGAATGTGATCATCGAATGCCGCTTGTCGGCGTCGAGGGTTATCATCACTGATCTCCATGAAAACACATTCTATGCACGCATCCAGTTGACTGACCAGAACGACGATCTCGTCTCATTTGATGCTCGGCCTTCGGATGCTATCGCTCTTGCATTGCGTCTTGATTGCCCGATCTATGTAGAGCAGAAAGTCATAGACCTATCGGCGTCGACGACGCCTTCCGAACCCGTGGGTGATGAAGATCTTTCTCCTGTTGAGGATTGGCCGGAATTGATCGGCTGA
- the miaB gene encoding tRNA (N6-isopentenyl adenosine(37)-C2)-methylthiotransferase MiaB: protein MKKVYLETYGCQMNVSDSERVATALGRDGFEMTVDELSADVILLNTCSVREKAEHKLYSRVGRIRHVDRPKPVIGVMGCVAQLEGETLFNKIEGVDFVLGTRAVGRVADVISRVYHGEEGIVDLGEREVDYDWTVADTHRHSPYVAFLPIIEGCNKFCTYCIVPFSRGRERSFPASDIVRQVLEMRRNGVKEVHLIGQNVNSYRPETDSGLEGFAGKSAFSRLLRAVAATGIERIKFNTSFPRDFNDDIVDAIETHENLCNWVHLPVQSGSNRILSAMKRGHTIERYFKQIDRLKSSNRDIALTTDIIVGFPGEAESDFLDSVKMVEYCGFDMAYIFKYSPRPGTPAFEMKDDVSPAEKTLRFLELERAQKSSQNNALQRYINQVLKVLVEVGSSRSATGLTGHSTCHKVVNFEGSRDTLGKIVDVKITEIKSNSLFGVIQ from the coding sequence ATGAAGAAAGTTTATCTCGAAACCTACGGCTGTCAAATGAACGTTTCCGATTCGGAACGCGTCGCGACGGCGCTTGGACGAGACGGTTTTGAGATGACTGTTGACGAACTATCCGCGGATGTCATTCTGTTAAATACGTGCTCCGTTCGCGAAAAGGCCGAACACAAATTATACAGCCGCGTCGGCCGCATCCGCCACGTCGACAGGCCGAAACCTGTCATCGGCGTCATGGGCTGCGTCGCTCAGCTAGAAGGCGAAACGCTGTTCAACAAGATCGAGGGCGTCGATTTTGTCCTCGGAACACGGGCAGTCGGCCGCGTCGCCGACGTAATAAGCCGCGTTTACCACGGCGAAGAGGGAATTGTCGACCTTGGCGAGAGGGAAGTTGACTATGACTGGACAGTTGCTGACACGCACAGACATTCGCCATATGTCGCGTTTTTACCAATTATTGAGGGCTGTAACAAGTTTTGCACCTATTGCATCGTCCCATTCTCACGCGGCCGCGAACGTAGCTTTCCCGCATCGGACATTGTCCGACAGGTCCTCGAAATGCGTCGAAACGGCGTCAAAGAAGTACATTTGATCGGCCAAAACGTCAATAGTTACAGGCCTGAGACCGATTCGGGACTCGAAGGATTTGCAGGGAAGTCGGCGTTCTCGCGTCTTTTGCGAGCAGTCGCCGCTACAGGCATCGAGCGGATAAAATTTAACACCTCATTTCCCCGCGATTTTAACGACGACATTGTCGATGCGATTGAAACGCATGAAAATCTTTGTAATTGGGTCCATTTGCCTGTGCAATCCGGCAGCAACCGCATACTTTCGGCAATGAAACGCGGCCACACCATCGAACGGTATTTCAAACAGATCGACCGCTTAAAGTCGTCGAATCGTGATATCGCTCTCACGACAGACATTATCGTTGGCTTTCCTGGCGAGGCCGAATCGGATTTTCTGGATTCGGTTAAGATGGTCGAGTACTGCGGCTTTGATATGGCATACATTTTCAAATACTCGCCGCGTCCCGGGACCCCGGCTTTTGAAATGAAAGATGATGTGTCTCCGGCAGAAAAGACGCTACGATTTCTCGAACTCGAGCGAGCCCAGAAGTCTAGTCAAAACAACGCTTTACAGCGATATATTAATCAGGTGCTTAAAGTGTTAGTTGAGGTCGGCTCGAGCCGCTCGGCCACTGGTCTGACCGGACATTCGACCTGCCACAAGGTCGTTAATTTTGAAGGCTCGCGGGACACGTTAGGCAAGATCGTCGATGTTAAGATCACAGAAATTAAGTCAAACTCCCTGTTTGGAGTAATTCAATAA